One genomic region from Sparus aurata chromosome 15, fSpaAur1.1, whole genome shotgun sequence encodes:
- the ikzf5 gene encoding zinc finger protein Pegasus, producing MGEEKPDTLDFVKDFQEYLSQQTQHVNMISGSVSGVKEADELPPDCSQNGLDHPSVDMSLEDSSGILVDGFERTYDGKLKCRYCNYATRGTARLIEHIRIHTGEKPHRCHLCPFASAYERHLEAHMRSHTGEKPYKCELCSFRCSDRSNLSHHRRRRHKLLPMKGARSLSHKKMLSVLQKKASSLGYGRRLLINFSPPSMVVHKADNVNDFSHELPHLRQETYDNQSRAVEDGHPANQNHHHHHDMVMDNPLNQLSTLAGQLASLPSESQAQSQPPMSPGAESIVDEKPFLIQQPHPATAPVAVTASMAHASSSSPITPEPRAPPHSNCSPGGGPCSEHSGRTSTPSISNSQPSTPAPGLSAPLQDPHVLHHCQHCDIYFPDNILYTIHMGCHGYENPFQCNICGHKCKSKYDFACHFARGQHK from the exons ATGGGTGAGGAAAAACCAGACACGCTCGACTTTGTGAAGGATTTCCAAGAGTATCTGAGCCAGCAGACTCaacatgtgaacatgatatCAGGCTCCGTCAGCGGCGTCAAGGAGGCGGACGAGCTTCCTCCAG ACTGCAGTCAGAATGGACTGGATCACCCCTCAGTGGACATGTCCCTGGAGGACAGCTCAGGGATCCTCGTCGATGGTTTTGAGCGGACCTATGACGGGAAGCTCAAGTGCCGCTACTGCAACTACGCAACCAGAGGCACAGCGAGACTCATCGAGCACATCCGCATTCACACAG GAGAGAAACCTCATCGCTGCCACCTGTGCCCATTTGCTTCGGCCTATGAGCGTCACCTGGAGGCCCACATGCGATCGCACACCGGCGAGAAGCCTTACAAATGTGAGCTGTGCTCCTTCCGCTGCAGTGATCGTAGCAACTTGTCACACCATCGCCGTCGACGCCACAAACTCCTGCCGATGAAAGGTGCTCGCTCGCTTTCCCATAAGAAGATGCTGAGTGTTTTACAGAAGAAGGCCAGCTCATTAGGCTACGGCCGCCGACTCCTCATCAACTTCAGCCCCCCTTCAATGGTGGTGCACAAGGCTGATAATGTGAACGACTTCTCCCATGAGCTGCCCCACTTACGTCAGGAGACCTATGATAATCAGAGTCGAGCAGTCGAGGACGGGCACCCGGCCAATCAaaatcaccatcaccatcatgaCATGGTGATGGATAATCCCCTGAACCAGCTGTCCACACTGGCAGGCCAGTTGGCCAGCCTCCCTTCAGAGTCTCAGGCGCAGAGTCAACCTCCCATGTCTCCAGGAGCGGAGTCTATCGTTGATGAGAAGCCCTTCCTCATCCAGCAGCCCCATCCTGCCACAGCTCCTGTGGCTGTCACAGCCAGCATGGCCCatgcctcctcctcttccccaaTCACCCCAGAGCCCCGGGCACCGCCCCACAGCAATTGCAGCCCTGGAGGGGGACCCTGCAGCGAGCACAGTGGGCGCACCAGTACCCCTAGTATCTCCAACAGCCAACCCAGCACGCCGGCCCCAGGCCTGTCTGCCCCACTCCAGGACCCCCATGTGCTGCATCACTGCCAGCACTGTGACATCTACTTCCCCGACAACATCCTTTACACCATCCACATGGGCTGCCATGGCTACGAGAACCCATTCCAGTGCAACATCTGTGGCCACAAGTGCAAAAGCAAGTATGACTTTGCCTGTCACTTTGCCCGGGGGCAGCACAAGTAA